TTTTCATGCCCTAGCTGCACACTTAAATCAAAGGCTAAGTGTGCAGCTGATTGCCCACCGCCTATGTAGCCAAAGGTGGAGTCGCCAAAGCCCTTTTCATAAGAAAGCGGTCTAAAAACATAAGCTGTATTTCTGCCTTTTAGATACTCTACTGTGTTTGAATGAACTAGCGTAGCAACTACAAAGATGATATTTTCATCAAACTCGCTTGGCTTGCTAGCAAAAAACTCAGCTGTGAGTGGCTCTCTTTCTATACAAGCTACATAATCAGGTTTTATTCCGTGAGCTTTTAGTATAGGATAGCTAGCATCTACGCTGATTATAGTAGCGTGAGATTGTGCAATTTTGAGCAGTTTTAGTTGTTTGTTTAGACTAGGGCCTGTTGAGACTATGATAGCGGTTTTATTTTTTTTGCCTCTTTGTTTTTTGATATGGCTTAGTGGAATGCTATTAAGCATATCTGGGATATGTTCTGTGGTTTGCCTCACTCCTATTAGTGAGTCTACGCCGTCGTTGCCAGCTTCTCTTAGAAGTTGCATTATAGCCTTTGAGATACCAGCGGTTACTTTTTGCATATCGTCTTTGTAAATATCATAAAAATTGCTTGTTATATATAGATTAAAAAGCCTTGCGCTTAGTAGCACATCTTTCATCTTTGCCATTATATAGTAGTGTGGCATGTCCAAAATGTCGCTTTGAAATATAATTAGCCTATTTTTAAATATCTGCGTGCTAAAATCAAAAAAGTGAAAAACTATATAAATAATCTCAATTTCTGGCTCAAATACAACAATAGTTTTATGAGTTTGGTTTTGTAAAATTCCTTTTAAAAGCACGCCGTTGCCAAGTCCGTATAAAAAAAGCGCACCATAGTGAGAATACTCTTTTTCAAAGCTATCAAGTTGTTCTTCTATATCTTTTAGCGGATTCTCATACATGTAGCGTGAGCCATCTTTTGTGATTAGATTTATATCTAGTGGGTCTTTGCCAGTAAAGACATTGATTTTTTTGTTGCCTTGTAGTTCTAATAGTCTTTTGGCTAGCTGGGCTGAGTAGACAGCAGTTGCTATTAGATTTTTTTCAAACTTTGATATCGTGCCTTTTTTCTTTGCTATTGCTTCTATTTGATTTGAGAATTCTTCGTTTGTCATTTTTATCCTTTTGGATTTTTGGGATATAAGCAATTTTTGTGCCAAAAGCGTGGAATTCTAGAATTCCATAGCTAGACAAGGCGTATATGTCATCCTTGGGCTTGAGCTGAGGATCTCTATAGAAATTCTAAATTTATTTGTGATGAGATCCTCCGATCAAGTTGGGGGATGACACAGAGCGGTCAAGGCGGGGGATTTTTATAGAGATTGTCCGGTCAAGCCGGACAATGACACAAGGCTTGGGGATTCTAGAATTCCTAAGGTAAATAAATAAAAAAGCTAGGAATTCTAGAATTCCCTAAGATTTAATTAAAATTATTTAAATGTTGTGCCACCATCTACTACTAGCGAATGTCCTGTTATCCAGCTAGCTGCCTGTGAGCACAGAAATAAACAAGCCCCACTCATGTCTGCCGGCTGTCCCATGCGAGATAGTGGGCTTAGGCTAGCTGTGGCATCGCGCACTTCTTCATAGTTTGTAAAGGCTCTTAGAGCGTCTGTTTCAATGGGTCCTCCGCACACGGTATTTACACGGATATTTTTCTCTCCAAGCTCAGTAGCTGCGTAGCGAGCCATAGCCTCCACAGCAGCCTTTGCTGTGCCATGACCGCTGTAATGCTCTATATATACCAAATGCCCTGTGCTTGAAAGTGTGATAATAGAGCCGCCGCCTACTTTTTCCATGCGCTTAGCTGCTTCTTGGCTGCCACAGACAAAGGCGTTAATGGTAGCAGTAAAGATATTGTTTAGCCCTTTTGGCTTTAATTTCATAAACTTAGTATATCCCCCAGCTACTGCTCGCCCTGAAATAATCGCATTTGAGATAAAAAAATCCACTCTATCAAAGTCTTTGTCTATTTCTTCAAATACTTCTTTATAGCTCTCAGGCTCTAAGATATTTAGAGCGTAAGCTCTTGCTTTTATGCCATACTCTTTTTCAAGCTCTTTTGCTTGTTGCTCGGCTAACTGGGCGTTTGAGTTATAAGTAAATGCTATATTTACGCCATTTTTAGCAAAGTCAAGCACGATAGCTCTGCCTATGCCACGAGTACCACCACTAATAACTAAGGTTTTGCCTTTAAACTCATCTCTAAAATCCATTTAAAATCCCTTTATTTCGTAGTTTTTAAGTGTTTGTTCTATTTTTTTCATATTCTCATTGCTTGGAGCGCAAAGTGGCAAGCGGTATTCTAGCGTAGGGATAAGACCAGCTATATACATCGCTGCTTTTACCGGTATTGGATTGCTCTCGCAAAACATGATTTTATTTATCTCAAAAAGTCTTTCATTTATCTGCCTAGCTGCGTTAAAATCGCCTTTTAAGGTAAGGTGCGTTAGCTTAGCAGTTAAATCAGGTAAAAGATTTGAAGTTACAGAAATCACGCCCTTGCCGCCATTTGCTAGGATAGGGAAGTTTATCGCATCTTCGCCACTTATGACGCAAACTTCGCTGCTATGAGCTAGCAAATCTACGCAACGCTCCATATTTCCGCTAGCTTCTTTTACTCCATAAATATTCTCGCACTCGTTAAATAGCCTAATAGTAGTGCTTGCTGCTATATCACAGCCTGTGCGACCTGGGACATTGTAGAGTAGAACAGGGATTTTTACGCTATTTGCTATTGCTTTATAGTGCTGATAGAGGCCTTCCTGCGTAGGTTTATTATAGTAGGGGGCGACTGAGAGAATTCCGTCTGCGCCGCAGTTTTGAGCAAACTTAGCAAGCTCAATTGCTTCGTGCGTAGCGTTTGAGCCAGCACCAGCTAGCACCTTTACAGCTGTATTTTTACACTCATTTACAGCTATTTCAATACACAGCCTATGCTCATCATGCGTTAGTGTCGCACTCTCGCCAGTGGTGCCAACAGGCACTATTGCATCTATGCCAAGCTTTATTTGGCGTTTTATAAGTTTCTCGTAGCTTTCTACATCTACTTTGCCGTTTTTAAAGGGAGTAATTAGCGCAGTCATTGCGCCGGTTATTGTTTTTTTCATTATCTGCCTTTCAGTATGACTGAGGTCATTTGATTTTGATTTAGGTATTTTTTTGCCATTTTGTTTATATCGGCGCCTGCTAGTTTTGCGGTGCGCTCTTCTAGGCTATAAAGCGGTGAAATGTCGCCGTTTGCGATATACTCGCCTACTAGCCTTGCTGTGCTAGAGGCTGAGCTTAGCTGGAATTCTAGATCGATTTTTAGCGCATTTTTAATTTTTTCTATATAGCTTTCATCAATATTTTGGCTTTTTGCGCTTTTAATTAGCTTTAAAATTTCGCTTTTTAGCTTGCTAGCACGCACTTTTGGATTGGCAATAGCAATGATGATAAAAAGCCCAGCATCTTTTAAAGCCATATTAAAACAGCTTATGCTAGTGGCTAGTTTTGCGCTATCAACTAGCTCTTTTTGTAATAAAGAGCTTTTACCATCGCCTAGATACTGAGCCAAAGCATCCAGCGCAGGCACATCATCGTGAGCAAAATTTGGCGTTTTAAAGGCTAAGGCGCAAATCTGGCTATCATTTGGTTTTATTATTGTGATTTCTTTTGCGCCTTTTTGTTCTGGTTCGCTAAAAGTGCGTTTAGGCAGTTCGCTTTTGTTTTTGATACTGCCAAAGTGCTTTTTAGCCACGCTAAAAGCTGTTTTAGCATCACTTGCGCCGCTTATCATCAAAAAAGCATTTTGCGGCTGATAAAATCTTTTGTGAAAGTCTTTTATATCATTTATATCCCAGTTTATGATATCATCATAAAAGCCAATCGGTAGCCAGTGATATGGATGATAGCCAAAGGCACTCTCAAAAAGCTTAAAATACAAAAAGCCCATAGGATCATTATCAGTGCGCCATCTGCGCTCTTCTGCTACTACATTTCGCTCTGGTTCAAACTCACTTTTTTTAAGCGCAAGATTTTCCATCATATCGCTAAAAAGCTCTAAGCTTTTATCTAGATTGCTTTTTTCACATTTTATATAATAATGCGTAAAATCAAAGCCAGTGCTAGCATTATCCACGCCACCAAAACTCTTTACAATGCGGTCAAACTCGCCAGCTTTATGCTTTTTGGTGCTTTTAAAATTCATATGCTCTAGCATGTGTGCGATGCCTGTTTTGCCAAGTGTTTCATCACGCGAGCCTACTTTGTAGTATAGATCTACGCTTATTACGCCACTTTTTTCATTAACAGGGGCAAAGTACACCTCAAAGCCATTTTCTAGTGTGATTTTCTCGTATTTTGGTATCAAAGCTTTCCTTTTTTTTAAGCTGCGCATTTTAGCGCATTTTGTCTAGATTTTAGCTAAAAAAAGGATAAATTTTACTTTTTATAAGCAAATCTAGAATTCCTAGTTAAATTTTAAGAAAATTCCACTAGGAATTCTAGATTTTGCTTATTTTTTTAGCGCAGAGCCCACGGCCTCATTTATGTTTTCAAAGCCTTCGATTTTTAGCAGATTTGCTAGTTCTTTGTTTAGATTTTCTATCATTGCTGGGCCTTTGTAGATAAGGGCTGTGAAAATCTCTATTAGGCTAGCACCATGCTTTATACGCCATAAAGCCTCTCTTGCATCGCTTATGCCGCCGCAGCTTATTAGCACAGCCTTGCCAAAAATCTCGCTTGCTACCGCGCTAAAAAGCTCACGACTTTTAGCACAAATTAGCTCGCCGCTTAGCCCACCTATGCTTTTTGCTCCTCTGTAGAGCGAGTAGTCTATGCTGGTATTGTTTATTATTATAGCATTAAAGCCACTTTCTATGGCACACTGACACAGAGCCACAGCAGCATTTGGCTGCATATCAGGGGCGATTTTTAGCACAAGTGGATTATTAGTAATTTTTCTTAGTTCTTTGCCAAGAGTGCTTAAAAACTCATCATTTTGAAGCTCACGCAGATTTGGAGTATTTGGCGAGCTGATATTTATCACAAAGCCATCGCAAAGCTTTTCAAAACGCTTTGTAAGGTAAATATAATCATTTATCGCATTTTCATTTGGAGTAGTTTTGTTTTTGCCGATATTTGCAAAAACAGGCAGTGAAAGCGGAAAATACTTGGCGATATTTTGCTCCACCGCAGCTGAGCCTTCGTTGTTAAAGCCCATTGCGTTTTGAAGGCTATTATGTTCTTTTATGCGCCAAAGCCTTGGGCGAGGATTGCCACTTTGGGGGCGTGGAGTAAAGGTGCCATACTCCAAAAAACCAAAGCCAAGATAGCCGAGGCCGTAAGCCAAATCAGCATTTTTATCAAAACCACCGCCTATGCCGATAGGATTAGCAAAATTTAGGCCTAGTAAGTTTTGGCTCAAAATTTCATCTTTAAAATCTTTTTTAATAAGATTTTTTATAAGTGGCGTTTTTATCCCTAGTTTTAGCCCCAAGCCAGCTAGGTGATGAGCGCACTCAGGGGGCAGGGTAAATAGCAGTGGTTTTAGCGTTTCATACATTTTTCTCTCCTTATTCTATATGGCTTAGTTTTTTAAAGGCATCGCAGTTTTGAAGTAGGGCTTCTTTGCTATCAAAGCCTACTACTTTGCCGCCATCTAGCACTAGAATTTTAGTAGCGTTTTTGATACTGCTTTGGCGGTGAGCGATAACAAAGATTATGCGGCCTGAGCGAATACGCTCTATGACATCTGTGATGATGCGCTCGCTTTCATTATCCAAAGCACTTGTAGCCTCATCAAAGATGAGAATTCTAGGTTCGTTGTACAACGCCCTTGCTATTGCTATGCGCTGGCGCTGTCCACCGCTGAGATTAGCTCCAAACTCATCTAGCATAGCGTACACTCCACCTTCCATATTCTCTACAAAGTCCCAAGCATTTGCTACTTTTAGAGCGTTTATTACTCTATTTTCATCAATTTCTTTTGCGCCATAAGCTACATTTGCAGCGATAGTGTCATTGAAAATATATATGCGCTGGGTTACTATACCGATATTTTGGCGCAAAGATTGTAGTTCAAAGTCACTGATTTCGCTTTGATTTATTAGGATTTGTCCGTTATTTGCGTCATAAAAGCGCATTAGCAGATTTATTATAGTGGTTTTGCCACCACCGCTTGTGCCTACTATACCGATGATTTCATCGCTATTAGCCTTAAAGCTCACGCCTTTTAAAATCTCGTTTTCATCATAGCCAAAGCGCACATCATTAAAGCTTATGCTAAGCAGATTTTTAGGGAATTCTAGATTTCCGCCGATTATGCTAGGGCTTTGATTAAGCAGCTCAAAAGTCCGTTCAGTAGCAGCGATGGCGTCTTGCATTTTGTTATATAGATAGCTTATGCGCTTAATAGGCGTATAAAGCATAAAAAGCGCTGTTGTAAAGCTAAAAAATCCACCAACGCTAAGCGCACCAGAGATTACCTCTGAACCGCCGATTATAATCACTACCGCGATGCCCACAGCACCTAGCATCTCCATTAGCGGATTTACTAAGGTGCTGGTTCGCTCAGCTTTTATATTTAGATGAAAAAAGCGTTCATTATGGCTTTTAAAACGCTCTAGTTCTTTGTTTGCGGCATTATTTGCTTTGATTATTTCTATATTTGTAAAGATTTCAGACAAAGCTGAGGTCATATCGCCGATTTTGGCTTGGCTTTGGTGAGAGTATTTTTTGATTTTTTTAGCTAAAAGCGAGAGCGGATAAATCGCAGCTGGAAAGATCACAAGCGCAAAAAACGCTAGCTTGGGACTTTGATAAATCACCACTGCTAGCAAGCAAATAGCAGTAATTACCTCTCTTGCAAAATCAGGAATCATACTTGAGACTACATTGCGAATTCTATCTATATCGTTTGTATTTCGGCTGATTAGCTCGCCAGTTCTAAGGCGGTTAAAAAAGCTAAGATCTAAGCGCAGCAGGTTTTCAAGTAGCATAAA
Above is a genomic segment from Campylobacter magnus containing:
- a CDS encoding enoyl-ACP reductase, which gives rise to MDFRDEFKGKTLVISGGTRGIGRAIVLDFAKNGVNIAFTYNSNAQLAEQQAKELEKEYGIKARAYALNILEPESYKEVFEEIDKDFDRVDFFISNAIISGRAVAGGYTKFMKLKPKGLNNIFTATINAFVCGSQEAAKRMEKVGGGSIITLSSTGHLVYIEHYSGHGTAKAAVEAMARYAATELGEKNIRVNTVCGGPIETDALRAFTNYEEVRDATASLSPLSRMGQPADMSGACLFLCSQAASWITGHSLVVDGGTTFK
- a CDS encoding motility associated factor glycosyltransferase family protein; translated protein: MTNEEFSNQIEAIAKKKGTISKFEKNLIATAVYSAQLAKRLLELQGNKKINVFTGKDPLDINLITKDGSRYMYENPLKDIEEQLDSFEKEYSHYGALFLYGLGNGVLLKGILQNQTHKTIVVFEPEIEIIYIVFHFFDFSTQIFKNRLIIFQSDILDMPHYYIMAKMKDVLLSARLFNLYITSNFYDIYKDDMQKVTAGISKAIMQLLREAGNDGVDSLIGVRQTTEHIPDMLNSIPLSHIKKQRGKKNKTAIIVSTGPSLNKQLKLLKIAQSHATIISVDASYPILKAHGIKPDYVACIEREPLTAEFFASKPSEFDENIIFVVATLVHSNTVEYLKGRNTAYVFRPLSYEKGFGDSTFGYIGGGQSAAHLAFDLSVQLGHEKIVLIGQDLAYGKGRSTHAKGHVTTTELEEAMPSEYAPAYGGDGEVETMTVWNQFRQFFEVLITLTKKDHKEISVYNCTEGGARIEGAIELPFKKLLEKEIFKETKTHLPLPKKLNDRQKEAKYKKFSKRIKATLKYGESLQKKCEKLFLKLAKQIERGKKLKEQGKAEKINYDKLQKLSFEIGDFKASLDDKRFKSSYYAVLNSFIQHQELEFTAIIAKPSETLEEKHEKLFLLVSIHGTWLFNIAGGISVMRENIKNCSQKWLR
- a CDS encoding M16 family metallopeptidase, with translation MIPKYEKITLENGFEVYFAPVNEKSGVISVDLYYKVGSRDETLGKTGIAHMLEHMNFKSTKKHKAGEFDRIVKSFGGVDNASTGFDFTHYYIKCEKSNLDKSLELFSDMMENLALKKSEFEPERNVVAEERRWRTDNDPMGFLYFKLFESAFGYHPYHWLPIGFYDDIINWDINDIKDFHKRFYQPQNAFLMISGASDAKTAFSVAKKHFGSIKNKSELPKRTFSEPEQKGAKEITIIKPNDSQICALAFKTPNFAHDDVPALDALAQYLGDGKSSLLQKELVDSAKLATSISCFNMALKDAGLFIIIAIANPKVRASKLKSEILKLIKSAKSQNIDESYIEKIKNALKIDLEFQLSSASSTARLVGEYIANGDISPLYSLEERTAKLAGADINKMAKKYLNQNQMTSVILKGR
- a CDS encoding ABC transporter ATP-binding protein gives rise to the protein MNSIKIIFSRFKGYLKDYIPQFCIAVLGMIMAAIGTAGSAYLIKDVLDEIFISKNENLLYILPYIVVAVFFLKALGTYLQQYFTAYIGHDMVRRFRFMLLENLLRLDLSFFNRLRTGELISRNTNDIDRIRNVVSSMIPDFAREVITAICLLAVVIYQSPKLAFFALVIFPAAIYPLSLLAKKIKKYSHQSQAKIGDMTSALSEIFTNIEIIKANNAANKELERFKSHNERFFHLNIKAERTSTLVNPLMEMLGAVGIAVVIIIGGSEVISGALSVGGFFSFTTALFMLYTPIKRISYLYNKMQDAIAATERTFELLNQSPSIIGGNLEFPKNLLSISFNDVRFGYDENEILKGVSFKANSDEIIGIVGTSGGGKTTIINLLMRFYDANNGQILINQSEISDFELQSLRQNIGIVTQRIYIFNDTIAANVAYGAKEIDENRVINALKVANAWDFVENMEGGVYAMLDEFGANLSGGQRQRIAIARALYNEPRILIFDEATSALDNESERIITDVIERIRSGRIIFVIAHRQSSIKNATKILVLDGGKVVGFDSKEALLQNCDAFKKLSHIE
- the dapA gene encoding 4-hydroxy-tetrahydrodipicolinate synthase, with product MKKTITGAMTALITPFKNGKVDVESYEKLIKRQIKLGIDAIVPVGTTGESATLTHDEHRLCIEIAVNECKNTAVKVLAGAGSNATHEAIELAKFAQNCGADGILSVAPYYNKPTQEGLYQHYKAIANSVKIPVLLYNVPGRTGCDIAASTTIRLFNECENIYGVKEASGNMERCVDLLAHSSEVCVISGEDAINFPILANGGKGVISVTSNLLPDLTAKLTHLTLKGDFNAARQINERLFEINKIMFCESNPIPVKAAMYIAGLIPTLEYRLPLCAPSNENMKKIEQTLKNYEIKGF
- a CDS encoding quinone-dependent dihydroorotate dehydrogenase → MYETLKPLLFTLPPECAHHLAGLGLKLGIKTPLIKNLIKKDFKDEILSQNLLGLNFANPIGIGGGFDKNADLAYGLGYLGFGFLEYGTFTPRPQSGNPRPRLWRIKEHNSLQNAMGFNNEGSAAVEQNIAKYFPLSLPVFANIGKNKTTPNENAINDYIYLTKRFEKLCDGFVINISSPNTPNLRELQNDEFLSTLGKELRKITNNPLVLKIAPDMQPNAAVALCQCAIESGFNAIIINNTSIDYSLYRGAKSIGGLSGELICAKSRELFSAVASEIFGKAVLISCGGISDAREALWRIKHGASLIEIFTALIYKGPAMIENLNKELANLLKIEGFENINEAVGSALKK